The genomic region CAATGAACATGACAAGCAAAACAAAGGTTCAAACGGATCCGGAAGCCATGTATCAGGAAACGGATTTGATGGGTCAGAAAGTAAAAGTATATTATGTAAATGATGAATTTTATTTAAAACCATCCGATGAGGAAAAATGGATGAAGGCTCCGCAAGAGGTAGTCGACCAAATCAATCAGTTAACACAGTCACAACACTCTCCAAATGAACAGCTTTCTCAGTTAGAGACGTTTGTCGATGAATTAAATATGGAGGAAAAGAAGAATCATTACGTATTTTCCATTACAGCTTCAGGAGATAAAATGAAAAGTTATGTTCTAAAACAGCTTAGGCAAAATGAATTACCAGATCAACAAATAACCGAAAAACAATTGCAAAATATGACCATTCATGATGTAGAAATATCTTTAGAAGTT from Virgibacillus sp. MSP4-1 harbors:
- a CDS encoding DUF6612 family protein, which encodes MKKILIMTLLLISLLITGCGTAEKPEDIFQQALKESENLQSFQVDMKMEQKIKMSDMNQALPMNMTSKTKVQTDPEAMYQETDLMGQKVKVYYVNDEFYLKPSDEEKWMKAPQEVVDQINQLTQSQHSPNEQLSQLETFVDELNMEEKKNHYVFSITASGDKMKSYVLKQLRQNELPDQQITEKQLQNMTIHDVEISLEVDKETYYPQTYSMSMKTNSKQNGKTAKTETAIDAAYSQFNQIGEIKLPENVKNNAEKLKP